A region of the Candidatus Deferrimicrobium sp. genome:
GCCATGTGTCTCCCCCGCGGTCCGGAACGTGAAGTGTGCGATGGCCTACCCCCCTTGAATGAAAAAGGGCACCCGGACGGAACCGCCCAGGTGCCCGATGGTTGCCGCCCGGACCGGTATCAGGATGCCTTGCCCTGGATCGGCTCCTGCTTCAGGATCTTCGGCGTTATGAAGATCAGCAATTCCCGGTTTTCGGTTGTGTTCGTGTCTTTCCGGAACAGGTACCCGAGGACGGGGATCTTCGAGAGCCAGGGTAGCCCCGCCTGATTCTCGTTACGAGAGATCTGCATGATCCCTCCGATGACCGTCGTATCGCCGTCGCGGATCAGGACCTCGGTGGTCGCCTTCTTCTTGTTGATCGCCGGCTGACCGGTCGCACCGACCTGGCCCTGGGAGTCGTTCTTAGCCTCGATCTTCATCGAGACCCGGCCATCGGGCGTGATGTGCGGCGTCACCTTCAAGCTGAGGGTCGCGTCGATGAATTGCGTGTTCGTCCCGGATGCAGACACCGTGGAGTACGGGATCTGCGTGCCCTGCTCGATGGTGGCTTGCTTGTTGTCGATCGTCACGATCTTCGGAGAGGAGATGATCTTCGCCTTCCCCGTAGCCTCGAGGGCGGAGAGCGAAAGGTCGAGGCGGAGGTTGTCCTTCAGGATGCCGAATGCGATCCCGCCGCCGGCACCGACGCCGATCGCCGCCGGCAGGTTCACGGCAAAGCTCGGAACGGGGGCCGTGGCGGTGAAGGGAACGGTGGTTCCCGCAGTAACCGCCCCCCCGGGAAGGGACGCGCCGGTCGAATTCTGCGCGCCGGTCAGCCCGAATTTGGTATTTCCGGTGCCCCCCTGGTAGGATCCACCCCACTGGATCCCGAGCTCGCGGGAGAAGGTGGTGTTCACCTCGACGATCCGGGCCTCGATGAGGACCTGCGGCGTCGCGGTGTCGAGCGTGGCGACCAGGGCCTTCACCTCGACGATGTTCTGCGGCAGGTCGCGGATGATCAGTACGTTCGTCCGGTCGTCGCTGTCCAGTTTCCCGAACTTCGAGGTGAGCGGCTTGATCTTGACCAGCAGTTCGGAAGCCCTGCTGTAGCTGACCGGGATGGTGTCGAAGACCGCTTCCTGGGACGCCCGGACCTCGGCGGCACGGTTCATCGCCTCCTGGCGCGACTGCTCGATCTGCTTCTGCGCGTCGAACCGCTCCTGATCCTCCTTCCGGAGGGAAGAAAGCGGCGCGATGCGGAGGACGTTCCCCTCCTGCGACGCGCCAAGCGACTTCGAGCGGAGGACGATGTCGAGCGCCTGATCCCACGGAACGTTGACCAGCCGGAGGGAGACCTTCCCCTTGACGTCGTCCGACGTGATGATGTTCAGGTTGCTGACCTCGGCGATGATCCGGAAAACGTTGGTGAGGTCGGCGTCCTTGAAGTCCATGGAAATCCGCTGCCCGTGGTATTTCCGGCCGACGTCGGAAGTCCCGGTGATGAATCCCCACGATCGTGAACCTTGAAGGGAGTCCGGTTCCCCTTTCGAGTCCATACCCTCCGGTTCCTCGTCCCCCTTTGCGACAAGCGGGGCGCTCCCCGGCGTCGCCCGCGCGACCAGGTCGACCTTTCCTTCGGCCGCACCCTTCGGGAACGCCACCACGACCGTGCCATCCCTCTTCTCCACGGTGTACGGGGAACCCTTTGCGAACGCGACGGCGACCGTGACCCCCTTCTTCCCGCCGGAGGGGGTGATCGCCTTCACGGGGATATCGAACTTTCTTGCGTCGATCCGCCGAAGCAGCCCCTTCTCCGCGACGGCGCCCTTGAACAAGAGCGTCACGCTGCCCGCTTTCCTCGAAACCTGGTACGGTGAATCCCCCGCCGTGGTGATCACCACGTTCGACGCGTCGGGCAGGTCTTCAAGGTCGATCCCGACGACGGCGGGACCTTTCGCCGGTGCTTTCTCATCCTGGAGACGCTCCGTGCTGGAGACCTTCTCATCCGCGCCGCCTCCGACGGACAGGACGAGCGCGTCATTTTCGGTGCTGACGATGAACGGCATCGGCCGGTCGCCCGGAGTCTCCACTACCATCCGCAACTTCCGGTCGACCGTGGAGATCTTCACCGTCTTGACCTGGGGGGTCCCCACAGGGATCTCGGAGGCCGCCGTCCCTTGGGCAACGCCCCAGACATCCACCACGATCCGGAACGGGTCGTTCAGTTTGAAGGAGTTATAGTTCCCGATTGCCCCATCGACCGATGCCTGGATCGTCGTATTGTAGGGCGACTTCGAGACCGTCACCTCCCTGATCCTGGCGTCCGGAGCTCCCGTGGGTTGCGTGGCGTCCGAGCCGGCAGGCTCCGCGGCGATCGCGACCGGCACGAGCAGGGCGCAGGCAAGCATCATCGCCGCCATCACCTGCAGGACGCGGGGCCAGAGGATTCCGCCCGAATGCCGTAACGGGGTCATCATTATATTCCTCCTGCCGTAATGAGCTGGATTCCGCTTTCCTTCACGACCTTTTCCCCCCGGTTGCCGACAACCACTTCTTTCACGAGAATCTCCTTCGCGGTGATCCGGCTGACAACGCCGCCGGAGCGGCCGATCCGCGTTCCCACCGTCACGGAGTATCCTTTCCCCTCGGCATCCTCCACAAGGCCCCGCGCGCCCTTCTTCGTCCAGATGACTCCGACGAACTTCAACTCGCCAAGTTCGTACCGCTGCAGGGGCGGGAGCAACGCGGCGTCGGCCCCCGCCTTCCTGCGTTCCTCGATCTTGATAAACGACACGAACGGATCCCGCTTCCCACGAGGGTCGTAGAGCGCGCTCTGCTCGGCCTTCTTCGCCCGCGCTTCCTCCGCGGGGGCGGCCGGGGCCTTCGCTTCAGGCTTCGGCGCCTGCCTCTTCACCACCTGCTGCGGCGCCGCCGGTTCCTTGGAGCAGCCGAACCCTCCGGCGAAAAGGGAAATCGTGGCGAGGATCCCAACGGCCAACGAAATGTGTCGCACGGGAGCGAGACTCATTTATTCTTCCCCTGCGCCCCCGCTCCGGGAGCGGAGGCGGCCTGCTGATCGAGGAAGCGGTAGGTCGTGGCCGTGCAGTTGACGGTCACCAGGACAATATTGTCCCCGGATGGTTTCGGAGAGGAAAAGACGATGTTGGACAGGTTCACGATCCGGGGGTAATGCGCCACCTTGTCGGAGAAGAGGGCGAAGCTGTGATAGTCGCCGTTGACGGAGATCGACACGGGGATCTCGGCGTAGAAATCCTTCTTGACCTCGCCGGACGGGGCGAAGCGAAGGAACTCGAGTCCCGAGTCCTTCCCGAGATCGGATATGCTCTTCAAAAGGGAGGGGATCTCCGCCGAGTTCGGAAGCTGCTCGAGCAGGAGCGAGAGCTGGGCCTCGAGCCGCCGGACCTCGTCCTGGAACGAACGCAGGTTCGCCGCGATCGCCTGCTGTTCCTGGATTTTGCTCTGAAGGCTCGCCAGCTCGGCCTCCATCGCGCCGATCCGCTGCGACGCCTCCCGGTAATAGAGGTAATAGTACCCAGAGACGACGAGGCCGCAGAACAGGACGGCAAGCAGAATCTTTTGCCGGGGCGGCACCTTCGAAAGATCGCCAAGTTTTAGCGCCATTCCGTATCCTCTCCCGGTGACGGGGTGTTCAATTGACCGTCTGGAACGTCAAGTTGAACTTTACGAGTTTCACGCCCGCCACCGTCGTCTGCTCGGCGGCTCCCAGCACGACATCGCGGAAACGGCCGGTTTGCCCGAGGGCGGTCATGAAGTTCGCAATCGTGTAGTTGTTCAAGGCGACGCCGGAAAGGGTGACCTTCTCGTCCTTCACGCCCAGCGTGTCGATCCAGCATTTCTCGGGAATCGCGGCCGACAGCGCATCGAAGTAGCGGACGGGACCGCTGCGCCCTTTCTGTAGGTTGGAGATGATGTCCACCTTTTTCTGGAGCTCCGCCTTCCGGACTTTGAACTTCTCGACTTCGCCGATCTCCTTTTTCAGTCGAGCGATGTCGGCGTTGGCCTTCCCGATGTCCGCGTTGAGCTTGGAGATCCTCCCCGAGACCGTGGTATGGAAGTAGATCGTCCCGACCAGGACCACCAGTGGGAACGCAATCCAGCCGGCCCCGAGGCTCAGTTCCCTTCGCTTCTTACGTTTTCCCCGGACGAGATTGATCCGGATCATCCGCGAGCCTCCAGGTTCCGCAGCGCGAGACCGATCGACACCGTCGCGGAGGTATTGAGATGGGCAACCACGGACGGATCGATGGCCATTTCCTCCACCGTCAGCCCCCCGAACGGATCGAAGATCTCCACTTCAACCCCTATCTTTTCCGCCAGCATCTCCTTCAGGAACGCGGACCGGGACGCCCCTCCGGTCAGGTATACTTTCGTCACCAGGCGGTCGGGGTAGGTCGCGGAGAAGAAGTTGCAGGACCGCTGCGCCTCGGTGGCGAGAAGGCTGGAAACGACCTTCATTATCTCGGTGACCTTCTCCGATCGCTCTCCGGCGTCCTTCTTCCCCATTTTGTACTCTTCCGCCGTCTCGAAGCTGACGGCGACCTGCTTCTGGATCTCCGTGGTGTACATCCCTCCGCCCATCGGAACGTCGCGCGTGAACAGCGGGACTCCGGCGTGCAGGATGTTGATGTTCATGAACGACGCTCCGACGTTGACGATCATCGGCACCTGGTCGTCGGTAACCGGATGCGTGAGTTC
Encoded here:
- a CDS encoding type 4a pilus biogenesis protein PilO, which encodes MALKLGDLSKVPPRQKILLAVLFCGLVVSGYYYLYYREASQRIGAMEAELASLQSKIQEQQAIAANLRSFQDEVRRLEAQLSLLLEQLPNSAEIPSLLKSISDLGKDSGLEFLRFAPSGEVKKDFYAEIPVSISVNGDYHSFALFSDKVAHYPRIVNLSNIVFSSPKPSGDNIVLVTVNCTATTYRFLDQQAASAPGAGAQGKNK
- a CDS encoding PilN domain-containing protein — protein: MIRINLVRGKRKKRRELSLGAGWIAFPLVVLVGTIYFHTTVSGRISKLNADIGKANADIARLKKEIGEVEKFKVRKAELQKKVDIISNLQKGRSGPVRYFDALSAAIPEKCWIDTLGVKDEKVTLSGVALNNYTIANFMTALGQTGRFRDVVLGAAEQTTVAGVKLVKFNLTFQTVN
- a CDS encoding pilus assembly protein PilP, whose product is MSLAPVRHISLAVGILATISLFAGGFGCSKEPAAPQQVVKRQAPKPEAKAPAAPAEEARAKKAEQSALYDPRGKRDPFVSFIKIEERRKAGADAALLPPLQRYELGELKFVGVIWTKKGARGLVEDAEGKGYSVTVGTRIGRSGGVVSRITAKEILVKEVVVGNRGEKVVKESGIQLITAGGI
- the pilQ gene encoding type IV pilus secretin PilQ; its protein translation is MMTPLRHSGGILWPRVLQVMAAMMLACALLVPVAIAAEPAGSDATQPTGAPDARIREVTVSKSPYNTTIQASVDGAIGNYNSFKLNDPFRIVVDVWGVAQGTAASEIPVGTPQVKTVKISTVDRKLRMVVETPGDRPMPFIVSTENDALVLSVGGGADEKVSSTERLQDEKAPAKGPAVVGIDLEDLPDASNVVITTAGDSPYQVSRKAGSVTLLFKGAVAEKGLLRRIDARKFDIPVKAITPSGGKKGVTVAVAFAKGSPYTVEKRDGTVVVAFPKGAAEGKVDLVARATPGSAPLVAKGDEEPEGMDSKGEPDSLQGSRSWGFITGTSDVGRKYHGQRISMDFKDADLTNVFRIIAEVSNLNIITSDDVKGKVSLRLVNVPWDQALDIVLRSKSLGASQEGNVLRIAPLSSLRKEDQERFDAQKQIEQSRQEAMNRAAEVRASQEAVFDTIPVSYSRASELLVKIKPLTSKFGKLDSDDRTNVLIIRDLPQNIVEVKALVATLDTATPQVLIEARIVEVNTTFSRELGIQWGGSYQGGTGNTKFGLTGAQNSTGASLPGGAVTAGTTVPFTATAPVPSFAVNLPAAIGVGAGGGIAFGILKDNLRLDLSLSALEATGKAKIISSPKIVTIDNKQATIEQGTQIPYSTVSASGTNTQFIDATLSLKVTPHITPDGRVSMKIEAKNDSQGQVGATGQPAINKKKATTEVLIRDGDTTVIGGIMQISRNENQAGLPWLSKIPVLGYLFRKDTNTTENRELLIFITPKILKQEPIQGKAS
- the pilM gene encoding type IV pilus assembly protein PilM; this translates as MALFGSKDIIGLDIGSSSVKMAHVKAVGAENRLRKFGIFPLPADAIVDGAIMDHGAVVEAIKTGMRELKIREKEVAISLSGHSVIIKKVQLPTTTAEELEESIQWEVEQYIPFDVKDVKIDFQVIGPLKDDPSKMDVLLVAAKTDLINDYMSAVRDAGLVPRIVDIDSLAAGNAFELTHPVTDDQVPMIVNVGASFMNINILHAGVPLFTRDVPMGGGMYTTEIQKQVAVSFETAEEYKMGKKDAGERSEKVTEIMKVVSSLLATEAQRSCNFFSATYPDRLVTKVYLTGGASRSAFLKEMLAEKIGVEVEIFDPFGGLTVEEMAIDPSVVAHLNTSATVSIGLALRNLEARG